A single Fusobacterium hominis DNA region contains:
- a CDS encoding Na/Pi cotransporter family protein, producing MYLEIIFNVLGGLGIFLYGMDHMSSGMQKLAGRKLKKFLAALTTNRVVAILVGIVITMLVQSSSVSTIMTIGFVNASLLTLKQALGVIFGANIGTTVTGWILALNVGKYGLPIVGAGAIAHMFLKSDKAKTRALTVMGLGMIFLGLELMSNGLKPVRTMPEFVRMFAMFSANSYFGVIKVAAIGALITAVVQSSSATLGITITLAVQGLIDYRTAVALVLGENVGTTITAILATLNANVNAKRAAYAHTIINLIGVVWVTALFPFFLKFLSYVSDPEKNMTVAIATAHTTFNVANVLLFTPFIGYLSDFLCRFVKDDGKINNRVTKIDRLMLQNSNIVVEQTRVEILTMGKMIQNMFDEISVAYKNSLELTDEKVKEMSKIEEEIDLYQKEITDANFYILNNKDINESLRIDIRNNLLTSDEYETVSDYLMRITNSLKKLHDKEIPLTEQELNVILKLHDKTNLFFRKIDAGFQNRNSARIKESLIIGKEITSLYKSAKESSIDFGTRADATTLSTTNYTDIINFYRRVSDHLINVIEGYADRNGKLRIE from the coding sequence ATGTATCTAGAAATAATTTTTAATGTTCTTGGAGGTCTGGGAATTTTCCTGTATGGAATGGATCATATGTCTTCAGGAATGCAAAAATTAGCTGGAAGAAAATTAAAGAAGTTTTTAGCTGCGTTAACAACTAATCGTGTAGTAGCCATTCTTGTTGGTATAGTTATCACGATGCTTGTTCAGTCTTCATCAGTAAGTACAATAATGACTATAGGATTTGTAAATGCTTCTTTATTAACATTAAAGCAAGCTTTAGGAGTTATATTTGGTGCTAACATAGGTACTACTGTTACAGGGTGGATATTAGCTTTAAATGTAGGAAAATATGGATTACCAATAGTTGGAGCTGGGGCAATAGCTCATATGTTCTTGAAAAGCGATAAAGCAAAAACAAGAGCACTAACAGTTATGGGACTTGGAATGATTTTTCTTGGTCTTGAACTTATGAGTAATGGACTTAAACCAGTTAGAACTATGCCTGAATTTGTAAGAATGTTTGCAATGTTTTCAGCAAATTCTTACTTTGGAGTAATTAAAGTAGCAGCAATAGGTGCACTAATTACTGCTGTTGTTCAATCATCTTCAGCAACATTAGGAATAACTATTACACTTGCTGTACAAGGACTTATTGACTACAGAACAGCAGTTGCATTAGTATTAGGAGAAAATGTAGGAACAACAATTACTGCAATCTTAGCTACACTAAATGCAAATGTAAATGCTAAAAGAGCTGCTTATGCTCATACTATAATTAATTTGATAGGAGTAGTTTGGGTAACAGCATTATTTCCATTCTTTTTAAAGTTTTTATCATATGTAAGCGATCCTGAAAAAAATATGACTGTAGCAATAGCAACTGCTCATACAACATTTAATGTTGCAAATGTATTGTTATTTACACCTTTTATAGGATATCTTTCAGATTTCTTATGTAGATTTGTAAAAGATGATGGTAAAATCAATAATAGAGTTACTAAAATTGATAGACTTATGCTTCAAAACTCAAACATTGTTGTAGAACAAACAAGAGTAGAGATTTTAACTATGGGAAAAATGATTCAAAATATGTTTGATGAAATTTCTGTAGCGTATAAGAACTCTTTAGAACTTACAGATGAAAAAGTTAAAGAGATGTCAAAGATAGAAGAAGAAATAGACTTATACCAAAAAGAGATTACAGATGCAAATTTTTATATTCTAAATAATAAAGATATAAATGAAAGTTTAAGAATAGATATAAGAAACAATTTACTTACTTCAGATGAGTATGAAACAGTAAGTGATTATTTAATGAGAATAACAAACAGTTTGAAGAAACTTCATGATAAAGAAATACCTCTTACAGAACAAGAGTTAAATGTTATTTTGAAATTACATGATAAAACTAATTTGTTTTTTAGAAAAATAGATGCTGGATTCCAAAATAGAAACTCAGCTAGAATAAAAGAGAGTTTAATTATTGGAAAAGAGATAACATCTTTATATAAAAGTGCTAAGGAATCAAGTATTGACTTTGGTACTAGAGCAGATGCAACAACACTTTCAACAACTAATTATACAGACATAATTAATTTTTATAGAAGAGTTAGTGATCACTTAATAAATGTTATTGAGGGATATGCTGATAGAAATGGAAAATTAAGAATAGAATAA
- a CDS encoding IS3 family transposase produces MGCTTQGEKAAIVKELKEKGYNLKYLLKTIGIAKSTYYYEIKKVDAVKLRNIKVAKEIRIIFHENKQRYGVRRVHKELENRGIRVNHKRVQRLMHDMGLMGKRPKVKYHSYLGNIGKIAPNIINRDFSASAPLQKWTTDVSQFTFSWGKCYFSPILDMYSNEIISYDLSMSPNLKQIRNMLENAFKKFPTLEGLILHSDQGWQYQHEYFRNKLKEHGIIQSMSRKGNCLDNCIMETFFGRVKNEMYFGNEKRFDSFDSFAIALKEYIDYYNNDRIQKKTKWMPPVKYRKASISI; encoded by the coding sequence ATGGGCTGCACAACTCAAGGCGAAAAAGCAGCAATCGTTAAAGAACTCAAAGAAAAAGGATACAATTTAAAATATCTATTAAAAACTATTGGGATAGCCAAATCAACTTATTATTACGAGATTAAGAAAGTTGATGCAGTGAAACTAAGAAATATTAAGGTTGCAAAAGAAATACGTATAATATTCCACGAGAATAAACAACGATATGGTGTTAGGCGCGTACATAAAGAACTTGAAAATCGTGGCATAAGAGTTAATCACAAGCGTGTACAAAGACTTATGCATGACATGGGATTAATGGGTAAACGTCCAAAAGTAAAGTATCATTCATACTTAGGAAACATTGGAAAAATTGCGCCAAATATTATCAATAGAGATTTTTCAGCCAGTGCACCACTACAAAAATGGACAACTGATGTATCACAATTTACTTTTTCCTGGGGAAAATGTTACTTTTCGCCAATTCTTGATATGTATAGCAATGAGATAATATCATATGATTTATCAATGAGCCCAAATTTAAAGCAGATAAGGAATATGCTTGAGAATGCTTTTAAAAAATTTCCTACGCTTGAAGGATTAATACTGCATTCTGATCAGGGATGGCAGTATCAGCATGAATACTTTAGGAATAAATTAAAAGAACACGGGATTATTCAGTCTATGTCTAGGAAAGGGAATTGCCTTGATAACTGCATTATGGAAACATTTTTTGGAAGAGTAAAGAATGAAATGTATTTTGGAAATGAAAAGCGCTTTGATTCATTTGATTCCTTCGCAATTGCGCTCAAAGAGTATATAGATTATTACAATAACGACCGAATTCAGAAAAAAACAAAATGGATGCCACCTGTAAAATACAGGAAAGCATCCATAAGTATTTGA
- a CDS encoding helix-turn-helix domain-containing protein has translation MRYSYEFKRMCVELYRLGRYPETPDGVPTQKFRNEIRAWVRMVENNGLEVLRHKPQNKTWTVEERLELVSQVLAGQSCTSIAILAGIHSGQLYQWVHKYKRMGYNGLIAKKKGRKSKGEANMKKDMKPAPLTESEREELIRLRAEVEYIKTENEVIKKEIALREEKWAAQLKAKKQQSLKNSKKKDTI, from the coding sequence ATGCGTTACAGTTATGAGTTTAAAAGAATGTGTGTTGAACTTTATCGATTAGGAAGGTATCCAGAAACACCTGATGGAGTACCAACGCAAAAATTTCGTAATGAGATTCGCGCTTGGGTAAGAATGGTTGAAAACAATGGACTGGAAGTATTACGCCATAAACCTCAGAATAAAACCTGGACAGTAGAGGAACGTTTAGAGCTGGTATCACAAGTTTTAGCAGGACAATCCTGTACCTCTATAGCGATCTTAGCGGGGATTCATTCAGGACAACTTTATCAATGGGTTCACAAATATAAACGAATGGGATATAATGGCCTTATAGCTAAGAAAAAAGGAAGGAAATCTAAAGGGGAGGCCAATATGAAGAAAGATATGAAACCCGCACCGCTCACTGAATCAGAACGTGAAGAACTTATTCGTCTTCGTGCTGAAGTAGAATATATTAAAACAGAAAATGAAGTAATAAAAAAAGAAATTGCCTTGAGAGAGGAAAAATGGGCTGCACAACTCAAGGCGAAAAAGCAGCAATCGTTAAAGAACTCAAAGAAAAAGGATACAATTTAA
- the rpoN gene encoding RNA polymerase factor sigma-54 — protein MDFKINLKNDIKLVLTQEMQLSINILQLSGFELQKFLEKEATVNPAIEIVYNTPPKIKKNDSDNTLTIEDNLVDEPTLTDFLEEQISYLKIKQSIRNICIFIINNLDHRGYLAISKKEIMNILGVNHKEIDEAFTHIYSLDPCGIGAEDLSHCLKIQLQKKGIKDKNIFLIIDNYLNELAEKKFDVISEKLHISQEQVINYLTEIQTLSPLPSRGYKTTSNIDYIIPDINIEIVDGKLVFSINKDLLPKVYINSNYSPSTDAEKYYLDKAVNIAKSIEKRFETLTRITSSLINIQKNFFFKGKNYLNSLTLKEVANELELHESTISRAIKDKFINSPQGIISMRSLFVLDASVNEIKNKIETIILNEDKKKPLSDMAICNHLKEIGFNIARRTVAKYREELGLMSSRERKK, from the coding sequence ATGGATTTTAAAATCAATCTAAAAAATGATATAAAGCTTGTCCTTACTCAAGAAATGCAACTTTCTATAAACATTTTACAACTTTCAGGATTTGAATTACAAAAATTTCTAGAAAAAGAAGCTACTGTAAATCCAGCAATTGAAATTGTTTATAATACTCCCCCTAAAATTAAAAAAAATGATTCTGATAACACACTAACTATAGAAGATAATCTAGTAGATGAACCTACCTTAACAGACTTTTTAGAAGAACAAATCAGCTACTTAAAAATAAAACAATCCATAAGAAATATATGTATCTTCATCATAAATAATCTTGATCATAGAGGATATTTAGCAATAAGTAAAAAAGAAATTATGAATATATTAGGTGTTAACCATAAAGAAATAGATGAGGCTTTTACACATATCTATTCTTTAGATCCATGCGGTATTGGAGCTGAAGATCTGTCTCATTGTTTAAAAATACAACTACAAAAAAAAGGTATCAAAGATAAAAATATTTTTCTTATTATTGATAATTATTTAAATGAATTAGCAGAAAAAAAATTTGATGTGATTAGTGAAAAACTTCATATTTCACAAGAGCAAGTCATCAATTACTTAACAGAAATTCAAACTTTATCTCCTCTTCCTTCTAGAGGTTATAAAACAACTAGTAATATCGATTATATCATTCCTGATATAAATATTGAAATTGTAGATGGAAAGCTTGTATTTTCAATAAATAAAGATCTTCTACCAAAAGTTTATATAAATTCTAATTATTCTCCTTCAACAGATGCTGAAAAATATTACTTAGATAAAGCAGTAAATATTGCTAAGAGTATTGAAAAACGATTTGAAACTCTTACTAGAATAACATCATCTTTGATAAATATACAAAAAAACTTCTTTTTTAAAGGGAAAAACTATTTAAACTCTCTTACACTTAAAGAAGTTGCAAATGAATTAGAGTTACATGAATCAACTATTTCTAGAGCTATAAAAGATAAATTTATAAACTCTCCACAAGGTATAATTTCTATGAGATCTCTATTTGTTTTAGACGCCTCTGTAAATGAAATTAAAAATAAAATTGAAACTATAATATTAAATGAAGATAAGAAAAAACCATTATCTGACATGGCTATTTGTAATCATTTAAAAGAAATAGGATTTAATATCGCTAGACGAACTGTTGCAAAATATAGAGAAGAACTTGGACTTATGTCTAGTAGAGAACGTAAAAAATAA
- the pssA gene encoding CDP-diacylglycerol--serine O-phosphatidyltransferase translates to MVKRKYIAPNAITAANMFLGYLSITASIKGEFIQAIWFIILAMVCDGLDGKTARKLDAFSEFGKEFDSFCDAISFGLAPSILVYSILKDMSPSANAFIMPVSFLYALCGVMRLVKFNIVTVASNEKDDFSGMPIPNAAAMVCSYILISHYLKLNYGIEFFNLEIFMAVTVVAAILMVSTIKFKTPDRAFSFIPKKFAGVFIIIIIATLKYSLFVVSFFYVILNLLNFVTKIFDGSHDDNDRELVDVIEEEEKEEK, encoded by the coding sequence ATGGTAAAAAGAAAATATATTGCTCCAAATGCAATTACTGCTGCAAATATGTTTTTAGGATATTTAAGTATCACAGCTTCTATTAAAGGAGAATTTATTCAAGCTATTTGGTTTATTATATTAGCTATGGTATGTGATGGTTTAGATGGAAAAACTGCTAGAAAATTAGATGCATTTAGTGAATTTGGGAAAGAATTTGATTCCTTTTGCGATGCTATTTCATTTGGACTTGCACCAAGTATTCTTGTGTATTCTATTTTAAAAGATATGAGTCCTTCTGCAAATGCTTTTATAATGCCTGTTTCATTTTTATATGCACTATGCGGTGTTATGAGACTTGTTAAATTTAATATAGTTACAGTTGCATCAAATGAAAAAGATGATTTCAGTGGTATGCCTATTCCTAATGCTGCTGCTATGGTATGTTCATATATCCTAATTTCACATTATTTAAAACTAAATTACGGAATTGAATTTTTTAACTTAGAAATATTTATGGCAGTAACAGTTGTAGCAGCTATCCTAATGGTTAGTACAATAAAATTTAAAACTCCTGATAGAGCTTTTTCTTTTATTCCTAAAAAGTTTGCTGGTGTGTTTATAATTATAATTATTGCTACACTAAAATATAGCTTATTTGTAGTTTCTTTTTTCTATGTTATCCTAAACCTTTTAAATTTTGTTACAAAAATATTTGATGGTTCTCATGATGACAATGATAGAGAATTAGTTGATGTAATTGAAGAAGAAGAAAAAGAAGAGAAATAA
- a CDS encoding RNA-binding protein codes for MDRKKFQNIFSEIDEFLIASLCDDIELCEDIGYPIYTRYFFPPQLCAKISSLNFSGLKFSLCGLNQNCEKNMIGIYPQDYDYQLEFPIKYFKIVNKSKFKKLEHKDYLGSIMGLGIKRELLGDLVIDDDSCYGVAGEEIFDYIIKNLDFVGKNPINIEEVSKFDIPENSFEEVIITVASLRLDSIIASITNLSRTKGIDIIENGDVSINYVVSKNKSTDIKIGDIITVRKKGKYLIGKELGESKKGKIRISVKRFI; via the coding sequence TTGGATAGGAAAAAGTTTCAGAATATATTTTCTGAAATAGATGAATTTTTAATCGCATCATTATGTGATGATATTGAATTATGCGAAGATATAGGGTATCCTATATATACAAGGTATTTTTTTCCACCTCAATTATGTGCTAAGATAAGTAGTTTAAATTTTAGTGGATTAAAGTTTAGCTTATGTGGATTAAATCAAAATTGCGAAAAAAATATGATAGGAATATACCCACAAGATTATGATTATCAATTGGAGTTTCCAATAAAATATTTCAAAATAGTCAATAAATCAAAATTTAAAAAATTAGAACATAAAGATTATTTAGGAAGCATAATGGGACTTGGAATTAAAAGAGAATTACTAGGAGATTTAGTTATTGATGATGATAGTTGTTATGGCGTTGCAGGAGAAGAAATTTTTGATTATATTATAAAAAATCTTGACTTTGTTGGAAAAAATCCTATAAATATAGAGGAGGTATCAAAATTTGACATTCCTGAAAATAGTTTTGAAGAAGTAATAATAACAGTAGCATCATTAAGATTAGATAGTATAATAGCATCTATTACAAATTTATCACGAACTAAAGGAATAGATATTATTGAAAACGGAGATGTATCAATTAATTATGTAGTTAGCAAAAATAAAAGTACAGATATAAAAATAGGGGATATTATTACTGTACGAAAAAAGGGAAAATATTTAATAGGAAAGGAATTAGGTGAAAGTAAAAAAGGAAAGATAAGAATTTCAGTTAAGAGATTCATTTAA
- a CDS encoding GNAT family N-acetyltransferase, protein MYKIYKFDEIKNELVKLHEIDPNFIDDKNGDYFCIKDEDEIIGYALVKKIENNYLLERMFVKEGLRYKSNGTKILKFVVNHGRGKRINKIICNNKDIENFLKKYGFKECNGHLELDNIQCVNQRVTEGKKVVMSSIIQNIFLAILKITGGIFGSSRALISDGVNSLSDVGSSIAIYLGIYFSNQPADEEHPYGHEKIESIIGNMMGLFLLITAFELVKGSVMLLISGKFEATPSYITILWAAISMVVKFFMYRYKMRVGIETDNSALIADAKDSKSDVYSSGGVIIGILLSIWISPVFDIIVSIIVGILIFKEGVSIILETSNIILDKQDDEFIEKIENYIEKNTPVKNVHDVYMRKSGDKIFLSLHIRVPKDMTVYNAHNLADGIRESLILDFENIKDVMIHVDYLID, encoded by the coding sequence ATGTATAAAATCTATAAATTTGATGAGATTAAAAATGAGTTAGTAAAATTGCATGAAATAGATCCAAATTTTATTGATGACAAAAATGGAGACTATTTTTGTATTAAGGACGAAGATGAAATAATAGGCTATGCTCTTGTTAAAAAAATTGAAAATAACTATCTTTTAGAACGGATGTTTGTAAAAGAGGGATTAAGATATAAGTCTAATGGAACAAAAATTCTGAAATTTGTGGTTAATCATGGTAGAGGAAAAAGAATAAATAAAATAATATGCAACAATAAAGATATAGAAAATTTTTTAAAAAAATATGGGTTTAAAGAATGTAATGGACACCTAGAATTAGATAATATACAATGTGTCAATCAAAGAGTTACAGAAGGCAAAAAAGTAGTGATGTCTTCTATAATTCAAAATATCTTTTTAGCTATATTAAAAATAACTGGTGGGATATTTGGAAGTTCAAGAGCATTAATTTCAGATGGAGTTAACTCACTATCAGATGTTGGAAGTTCAATAGCCATTTATCTTGGTATTTATTTTAGTAATCAACCAGCAGATGAAGAACATCCATATGGACATGAAAAAATAGAAAGTATTATAGGAAATATGATGGGATTATTTCTTCTAATTACAGCATTTGAGCTAGTAAAGGGAAGTGTAATGCTTTTAATCAGTGGAAAATTTGAAGCAACACCTTCATATATTACTATTTTATGGGCTGCAATATCTATGGTTGTTAAATTTTTTATGTATAGATATAAGATGAGAGTTGGAATAGAAACTGATAATAGTGCATTAATTGCAGATGCTAAAGACAGTAAAAGCGATGTTTACTCTTCAGGTGGAGTTATTATAGGAATTTTACTATCTATTTGGATATCTCCAGTATTTGATATTATTGTAAGTATTATAGTGGGAATATTGATTTTTAAAGAAGGTGTTTCTATAATACTTGAAACTTCTAATATTATTTTAGATAAACAAGATGATGAATTTATAGAAAAAATTGAGAATTATATTGAAAAAAATACTCCAGTAAAAAATGTACATGATGTATATATGAGAAAATCTGGAGATAAGATATTTTTATCATTACATATTAGAGTTCCAAAAGATATGACAGTTTATAATGCACATAATCTTGCAGATGGAATAAGAGAATCTTTAATTTTAGATTTTGAAAATATTAAAGATGTAATGATACATGTAGACTATTTAATTGATTAG
- a CDS encoding ATP-dependent helicase produces MSILDILNDRQREAAKQIEGPVLILAGAGSGKTKTITHRIAYMIKELGISPYNILAVTFTNKAAKEMKERVEFLAGEDGKRVMLSTFHSFALRLLRIFGDRLGYSSNFTIYDVDDQKKVIKDIIKSIGRKDDKNLKERDIASKISKAKEDKITPEEFESLHQYDNGKIVAEIYRRYNSVLKNNNAMDFSDILVNADKLLDLKDILSKVQEKFIYIMVDEYQDTNKIQYEIVNKIASKYRNLCVVGDENQSIYGFRGANIENILNFEKDYKDAKVVKLEENYRSTSVILDAANAVIKNNKSSKDKNLWTNRGTGEKIIIEECNDAREEAQYVAMEIIKGKATGKRYRDFTILYRTNAQSRMFEEKFLRENIPYKIFGTVSFYQRIEIKDIIGYLSVINNTDDNLNLNRILNVPKRKIGDKTFEKIENFAKDQNISIFEAIGRAHEIGDLSANLKTTLLDFYNMLKDFIILSEQMPVSELYDEIVKKIGYKDYLTSSYDDYENRIENIEELKNSIVELEKVLENMTLRDYLENVSLISATDDLDGEKDYVKLMTIHNSKGLEFPVVFLVGAEDELFPGAKAEFDPKEEEEERRLCYVAITRAEDKLYITYANSRFMYGQIDNFRSQSRFIREIPTQLVMTNKAEVKPKPAIRNSYDNSGFKKMITIDDLNKRAKDFPYSKGEKVLHKKFGMGIVKDVNDKKVTINFVDGTKEIAMAVADKFLTKA; encoded by the coding sequence ATGAGCATTTTAGATATATTAAATGATAGGCAACGTGAAGCTGCTAAACAAATAGAAGGACCTGTTCTCATATTAGCAGGGGCTGGTTCAGGTAAAACTAAAACAATTACACATAGAATAGCGTATATGATCAAAGAGTTAGGAATATCCCCTTATAATATTTTAGCTGTTACATTTACAAATAAAGCGGCTAAAGAAATGAAGGAAAGAGTTGAGTTTTTAGCTGGTGAAGATGGAAAAAGAGTAATGTTATCAACATTTCACTCTTTTGCATTAAGATTACTTAGAATTTTTGGAGATAGACTTGGATATTCATCAAATTTTACTATATATGATGTTGATGATCAAAAAAAAGTGATAAAAGATATAATAAAATCTATTGGAAGAAAAGATGATAAAAATTTAAAAGAAAGAGATATAGCAAGTAAGATATCAAAAGCTAAAGAAGATAAGATAACTCCAGAAGAATTTGAATCTCTTCATCAGTATGATAACGGAAAAATAGTTGCAGAGATTTATAGAAGATACAACAGTGTACTTAAAAATAACAATGCAATGGATTTTTCTGATATTTTAGTAAATGCAGATAAATTATTAGACCTTAAAGATATTTTATCAAAAGTTCAAGAAAAATTTATTTATATTATGGTTGATGAATATCAGGATACTAATAAAATTCAATATGAAATAGTAAATAAGATAGCATCAAAATATAGAAATCTCTGCGTTGTTGGAGATGAAAACCAAAGTATTTATGGCTTTAGAGGAGCTAATATTGAAAATATATTAAATTTTGAAAAAGACTATAAAGATGCTAAAGTTGTAAAGTTAGAAGAAAACTATCGTTCTACTTCTGTAATTTTAGATGCAGCTAATGCAGTTATAAAAAATAATAAAAGTTCTAAAGATAAAAATCTTTGGACAAATAGAGGTACTGGAGAAAAAATAATTATAGAAGAGTGTAATGACGCTAGAGAAGAAGCTCAGTATGTAGCAATGGAAATTATAAAGGGAAAAGCTACAGGAAAAAGATATAGAGATTTTACTATACTTTATAGAACAAATGCTCAATCAAGAATGTTTGAAGAAAAGTTTTTAAGAGAAAATATTCCATATAAAATTTTTGGAACAGTTTCATTTTATCAAAGAATCGAAATTAAAGATATAATTGGATATTTATCTGTTATAAATAATACTGACGATAATTTAAATTTAAATAGAATTTTAAATGTTCCAAAAAGAAAAATTGGAGATAAAACATTTGAAAAAATAGAAAATTTTGCAAAAGATCAGAATATCTCTATTTTTGAAGCTATCGGAAGAGCACATGAAATTGGAGATTTAAGTGCTAATTTAAAAACTACTCTTTTAGATTTTTACAATATGTTAAAAGATTTTATTATACTAAGTGAGCAGATGCCTGTATCGGAGCTTTATGATGAAATAGTTAAAAAAATTGGTTATAAAGATTATTTAACTAGTAGTTATGATGACTATGAAAATAGAATTGAAAATATAGAAGAACTTAAAAACTCAATAGTAGAATTAGAGAAAGTTTTAGAAAATATGACTTTGAGAGATTATTTAGAAAATGTCTCTTTAATCAGTGCTACTGATGATTTAGATGGAGAAAAAGATTACGTAAAGCTTATGACAATTCATAATTCAAAAGGACTTGAATTTCCAGTTGTATTTTTAGTAGGAGCAGAAGATGAACTTTTTCCAGGAGCAAAAGCAGAATTTGATCCAAAGGAAGAAGAAGAGGAAAGAAGACTTTGCTATGTTGCAATAACACGTGCTGAAGATAAGTTATACATAACATATGCTAATTCAAGATTTATGTATGGTCAAATAGATAACTTTAGATCTCAGTCTAGATTTATTAGAGAAATACCTACACAATTAGTTATGACAAATAAAGCAGAGGTAAAGCCAAAACCTGCTATAAGAAATAGTTATGATAATAGTGGCTTTAAAAAGATGATAACAATAGATGATTTAAATAAAAGAGCAAAGGATTTTCCATATTCTAAAGGAGAAAAAGTATTACACAAAAAATTTGGAATGGGAATAGTCAAAGATGTAAATGATAAAAAAGTTACTATAAACTTTGTAGATGGAACAAAAGAAATAGCTATGGCAGTGGCTGACAAGTTTTTAACAAAAGCTTGA
- the lpxC gene encoding UDP-3-O-acyl-N-acetylglucosamine deacetylase: MKRRTIAKEIEYIGVGLHKGKNIKMRLLPGEDGIIFRRVDLEEDKNEISLDIINTFDLTRGTNLQNETGAKVYTIEHFLSALAAAQITDLIVELDGNELPICDGSARVFLELFEEAKIKELDKEIEPIVVKKPVYLTVGDKNIVALPYDGYKITYAIRFEHTFLKSQLAEFEIDMKTYKKEIAPARTFGFDYEIEYLKKNNLALGGTLENAIVVTKDGVLNPDGLRFEDEFVRHKMLDIIGDLKILNRPIKAHIIAIKAGHALDIEFAKLLKNM, from the coding sequence ATGAAGAGAAGGACAATAGCAAAAGAGATAGAATATATAGGTGTTGGTCTTCATAAAGGAAAAAATATAAAAATGAGATTACTTCCTGGAGAAGATGGAATTATTTTTAGAAGAGTAGATTTAGAAGAAGACAAAAATGAAATAAGTCTAGATATTATAAATACTTTTGATTTAACTCGTGGTACAAATCTTCAAAATGAAACAGGAGCAAAAGTATATACAATAGAGCATTTTTTATCTGCATTAGCAGCAGCACAGATAACAGATTTAATAGTTGAATTAGATGGAAATGAACTGCCTATATGTGATGGAAGTGCTAGAGTGTTTTTAGAACTATTTGAAGAAGCTAAAATAAAAGAATTAGATAAAGAAATTGAGCCAATAGTTGTAAAAAAACCGGTATATTTAACTGTAGGAGATAAAAACATAGTTGCGTTGCCATATGATGGCTATAAAATAACATATGCTATTAGATTTGAACATACATTTTTAAAATCTCAATTAGCAGAGTTTGAAATAGATATGAAAACTTATAAAAAAGAAATAGCACCAGCTAGAACATTTGGATTTGATTATGAAATTGAATATTTAAAAAAGAATAACTTAGCCCTAGGTGGAACATTAGAAAATGCAATAGTAGTAACTAAAGATGGAGTTTTAAATCCAGATGGATTAAGATTTGAAGATGAGTTTGTAAGACATAAAATGCTTGATATTATTGGAGATTTAAAAATTTTAAATAGGCCAATAAAAGCTCATATAATTGCTATAAAAGCAGGTCATGCATTAGATATAGAATTTGCAAAATTACTAAAAAATATGTAA
- the fabZ gene encoding 3-hydroxyacyl-ACP dehydratase FabZ, with protein MLDVLEIMKKIPHRYPFLLVDRILEVDKEKQVIKGLKNVTINEQFFQGHFPGHPIMPGVLIVEGMAQCLGVLVMDGIEGKVPYFVGVEKAKFKNPVKPGDQIIYEVGVDKIKRNFVKAQGKAYVDGKVASEAEFTFCIMDK; from the coding sequence ATGTTAGACGTTTTAGAAATAATGAAAAAAATACCACATAGATACCCATTTTTACTTGTTGATAGAATACTTGAAGTAGATAAAGAAAAACAAGTTATAAAAGGATTAAAAAATGTAACAATAAATGAACAATTTTTCCAAGGACACTTTCCTGGACATCCAATTATGCCTGGAGTATTAATAGTTGAAGGAATGGCTCAATGTCTTGGAGTATTAGTAATGGACGGAATAGAAGGTAAAGTTCCTTATTTTGTTGGAGTAGAAAAAGCAAAATTTAAAAATCCTGTAAAACCAGGAGATCAAATTATTTATGAAGTTGGAGTTGACAAAATAAAAAGAAATTTTGTAAAAGCTCAAGGTAAAGCATATGTAGATGGAAAAGTTGCAAGTGAAGCAGAGTTTACATTCTGTATAATGGACAAATAA